A segment of the Zingiber officinale cultivar Zhangliang chromosome 8B, Zo_v1.1, whole genome shotgun sequence genome:
TGCACCCAAATCTCCACTTGTATATGGGGGGAGCTTGCTCCCGTCATTCCCTACTTATCTAATAAATCCTTGTATAATTTGACACAATAAATGTTTcaagtttatttaaattatgCCTTGTGTCCTGGCTCGTAAATATAATGTTTCTGCaacaatataaaaaaattagtatAAAAGAATATTATATTTATACAATATCAAAAATATTCAAATTACTAGTAAAAAAATTTTCCATAATAAAAGTCTTTATATTTTGATCTACATGCCTATATGTAGTACTAGAAGCTCACTGCACTCTCTAAATTTCTTGTTGATATACCCTTACGGGAATTTGGAGCCATTCTTGCGTCTACAATCAACAACTTATATAGGTAGTGAATGGCAATAAGATTCAAATAGAAACTATGAAAGAAAAGGATCTATCCCTACCCCTGAAGCACCAGGTCTACAATAATGTACTACGAAGATCTTTTCTCCCCCTGACGGTCGAGCTAACTACACTATGACCGTCGAGAATAAAGCTACATGAAAAATATTTCCATTATTCAAAACAATCACCATATACTTACCAAGAAAAGGAAATTTCGTCCACTTGAAAATTATCATGATAAAAAAAAGGTCTTGACATGATTAAAGAAATGCTTCATCTTggtgatattgtccactttaggtctAAACCCTAATGgattaaattttagaaaaatacctTATACCAATGAATATATATTCTATCTTTTAAATCTATGATCTTTTTTATGTATTTCCAACGTGAGATTTTAATTGTATTCCTACCAATCTTCCTCTCAAACGAAGGATCACCATTATTCTCATGGTCTAGACCTCCCCTCAAACATttctcccctcaaacaaaggaccaccatTATTCTCATAGTTTGGGCCTCCACTTAACCAGCTCGGGTCTTCCCTCAAGCCGGTCACTAATGACCTACTTCGGTTCTATAAGACTTTTCATTCCTCCTAGATTTCCGTTAAATAGTTACTCCTTgaatgcttggacttttcgcttagagttcactcctctagGATCCTTAGTTCAAGGTCACTATTCCACCCACATGTCTCGATTTGGACAATGACTCTAATACCATTTGTTAGGATTAAAAGAATttacatatctctacaatggtatgatattattcactttgagTCTAAGCCCCCATGAATTTTTTTGGCTTTACCCAAAAAGCTTCAtattaatggagatatcttccatcttttaaactcatgattttttccatatgttttcaatgtgagactttgattttGGGACCATCATTATTCTCATGGTTTGGGCCTCTACTCAAGCATCTCAAGTCTCCCCTCAAGCTGGTCACTATTGACCTGCTTTGATCCTCTAAGACTTTATCACCACCTAGGATTCATTCTCTCTGGATTTCTATCAAGCAATCATTCCTTGACTTGCTTGCATGTTTCACTTAGAGTTTACTCATCTGGGATTCTTGGTTCAAGGTCACTATTTCATCCATATGGCTCAATCTGGACAATGACTTTAATACCGCTTGTTAGGACTAAAATGAGTTATAGATCTTCACAATGGTATgacattgtccactttggacctaatcCATCATGAATTTTTTGACTCTATCCAAAAAGTCTTATactaatagagatatcttccatcttttaaactcataatctttTCTATATATTCTCAATATGAAACTTTAATTGCATTGCCAACACATCTATTATGACACGTACAATTGATCTGAGACTAATACTTCTACTCACAGTATTTCTTATACACGAGACACATGCAATTTGAAAAGAGAATTAAACATAGAGATAAAGATCTATCATATTTCCCATTCTGTAAGTCAATTGTGACAAGTAAAGGCAGAATTATTTTGAGAAACAAATTGTATTTATAGATGATTCAGATCTCTATCAAGTATGTGATAGATTCATTCAAATAGGTGAAGAAAACTTGGGTGATTCAGAGATTGTGATAGATTCTATTAGTCATGCATATATAACTCTCTCAAAAGCACACTGCAGCCAGCAAAAAAACCCACCAATCTAGATGATGATTCTTCATCTTCGATCCGGTCTCTCGAAGAGTTTTTGGAAGGACAATGTTCTTTCATCCGACCAATCTAGCTCATCCTGCCATTCTCTGTCACATTTGATCTCTGTCAAGTTTTCAGCAGCCAATGTCAGCTTCTTTAGCTTGGGACAATTCCTCACTTCCATCGTCTCCAGGGAAGGAAATGCTATTACTTGATCTCCGTCACTCAAACTCTCCAACTCCGGTAGCTTTCGAAGCACAATTTTTCTTAGTCTAGGGAAGATTGTAATAGTCTCTGTAGAATTAGTTGCATTTGTTACCACCTTCATTAGCCGATCAATTGCATTGCAATCTTCAATTTCCAGCTCAAGTAGATTCTCTAAACACCTGTTCTTCCAGATAATCTTAGCTTTTGGGAGAGCCAAGAGACGAAGATATTCAAGGCCCGACAGAGCATTGCACGCATGAAGATCACCACCAATAAATACCTCTTCAAGATCAGTCATGGCATGGAGTCGGATTTGTACCATGTTCTGCATGTTTTCTCCAAGACAGTAAGTAGATGGAATGTCGAGGCTTGTCAAGCCTCCGCAGCCTTCGATCTGGAGCCAATGCACAGCGGCTGTAAGCCTTTGCGACTCACAGAATCTTCGAAGAGTAGTTACTGAGCTCATGGTGATGCCAAGAACCTTTAATTTCTTCAAGCTTTCTACCTCATTGAGAAGTACACCCTCTCCGTCCAATTGCAGGGCTCCCATCACCCTCCACCCACTGTAACTGTTGTACATATTCAGCCATTGCAGATGGTGAAGACAAGGAATGACAGCGCTAGGAATGCTTCTTAAATGTGTAGCTGATGACATCGCCAAGTATCTGAGATTCACCAGAGCTTGAATTTCCCTCGGCAGAGACGCAATCCTAGTGCTGGATAAATCAAGCAATTGGAGCTGGGAAAGATTGCCAATCCCTGGTGGAAGCTCGTCTATGGAAGTTTGCTGAAGATCCAGGATTCTGAGACAAGGCATATGGGAGAAAAACTCATTGGGAATGTTCTTGAGAGGATGATTGTTCCGGAGATGCAAGTAGATCAAGTCGGGGCACTGAGGCTCGTCAGGAAGAAGAGTTATGTTGTTCCAGCCCAAAGATATCCTCTCGGCGACTCTCCACTTCTCTGCTCCAGGTGCTTCTGCAAGACTATGTCGATCTCCTATCAGCCATTTGCTCTCCTTCTTCCCGCAATCGCATTCCATCCACAGTATCATGGAGCGAACCATGGGGTGCATTTTGAAGTACTCGCTATCGATTCTTTGTATCAGAGACGCCGCGAGTAGCATTCCGAGCAGATATGATGCTTTGTCTGCAGTATCTGACAACCTCTCAAAGTCGTTGATGAAACCTTCGCCGATCCAGAGCTCCCTAACGTAGAATTTGCTCAGCCAGCATCCTTCCTGCACCAGAGCGAAGTAGGACGCGCACGTTCGCAATGTGTCGCTCAGACGGTCGTAGGAGAGTTTGAGAGGATGATAGACATGCTCCTCCATTCCTGGAAGCTGGAACGGAGCCTCCTTCATGATAGCCAGCACATGCCTCCACTCTGCGATCGTCCTTTTGCTCGCCATTGCTTGCGCGACGGTGATGAGCGCCGCCGGCAAACCGGCGCACTGTTGGACCAAAGCTCTCGCCAGATTCAGTATCAATGTGCTGGTGTTGACAAGCTCCAGCTTTGCGTTGAATCTGAAGAGATCCCAAGAAGCCTCCTCCGATAAGCATTCCAGTTTGATCGTCTTCTCTGCGCCCATGCTGCTGCAGACCTCCTCCATACGGGTGGCGAACACGATCTTGCTCTTGGACGGCTTCTGCAGAAGTGGAATTCCTACGATTTGGCAGTTCAAGGGCTCCCAAACGTTATCCAGCAACAGTGAGAATGTCATCTTGCTCAGCACACGGAAAAGGCGGCCGGCTCTGTTCCTCTGCGACTCCTCGTCTTTCCATGTGAGTTTCAATCGATCGAAGAGGGACTTCTGGATCTCCTCCACTTTGTACCCCGTCGATAACTCGAGGTAGATGACGACATCCAGATTATCCACTTCCTTCTCTGCAAAATGATTGTTGAATCTTCTCAAAAGTGCCGTCTTGCCCACGCCGCCCATACCGTGGATCCCAATGATGCTGACATCGTCATCTCTTGCATTGCCTTGCAGTGCTGCCAGCGCTGTTTTCATGCCGACTGTTTTAGGATTCGGCATCTCGAGAAAGCGATCGACGTCTAGGTTATCAGCTACGTCGGTGAACTCTCTGGCCTTCTCGACGTCTAGGTTATCAGCTACGTCGGTGAACTCTCTGGCCTTCTCCTTTAGGTCGGCTGCTGTAATAAGCGCCGCCTTAGC
Coding sequences within it:
- the LOC122014500 gene encoding disease resistance protein RPS2-like; the encoded protein is MADIISGISGRASPGDLPGLIPGCEQWPPTPTPSSQTNSSFRVFHLFSPVNSRFGIVGLRATARINHNLIPPLSGIISFFTCLKDCCFQSCNYIVSYERIISSLATELAQLKSKREDIKRQIEAAERDGLNPKKEVLGWLQSVEALTSETENINAAYHQMFKCLCNFPVNVRSGYPLRSKAKAALITAADLKEKAREFTDVADNLDVEKAREFTDVADNLDVDRFLEMPNPKTVGMKTALAALQGNARDDDVSIIGIHGMGGVGKTALLRRFNNHFAEKEVDNLDVVIYLELSTGYKVEEIQKSLFDRLKLTWKDEESQRNRAGRLFRVLSKMTFSLLLDNVWEPLNCQIVGIPLLQKPSKSKIVFATRMEEVCSSMGAEKTIKLECLSEEASWDLFRFNAKLELVNTSTLILNLARALVQQCAGLPAALITVAQAMASKRTIAEWRHVLAIMKEAPFQLPGMEEHVYHPLKLSYDRLSDTLRTCASYFALVQEGCWLSKFYVRELWIGEGFINDFERLSDTADKASYLLGMLLAASLIQRIDSEYFKMHPMVRSMILWMECDCGKKESKWLIGDRHSLAEAPGAEKWRVAERISLGWNNITLLPDEPQCPDLIYLHLRNNHPLKNIPNEFFSHMPCLRILDLQQTSIDELPPGIGNLSQLQLLDLSSTRIASLPREIQALVNLRYLAMSSATHLRSIPSAVIPCLHHLQWLNMYNSYSGWRVMGALQLDGEGVLLNEVESLKKLKVLGITMSSVTTLRRFCESQRLTAAVHWLQIEGCGGLTSLDIPSTYCLGENMQNMVQIRLHAMTDLEEVFIGGDLHACNALSGLEYLRLLALPKAKIIWKNRCLENLLELEIEDCNAIDRLMKVVTNATNSTETITIFPRLRKIVLRKLPELESLSDGDQVIAFPSLETMEVRNCPKLKKLTLAAENLTEIKCDREWQDELDWSDERTLSFQKLFERPDRR